From the genome of Lentilactobacillus buchneri, one region includes:
- a CDS encoding YjjG family noncanonical pyrimidine nucleotidase has product MKYSTLLFDVDDTLLNFQAAEHDALKKLFKTIGQPLTSEVYADYHQFNEQLWQQYELGEISRQTLLDTRFRRFFDHYGQVVDGKAYEQRYRSFLAEGHSPMPQAKQLLADLSASHDIYVVTNGIAKTQHRRLNESGLAPYFTHVFASETIGVQKPDPGFFDYVAHNIQGFSKDQSLVIGDSLTSDIKGANLYGLDSVWFNPTHQPNTIRLKPTYEIDHLLRLEAIV; this is encoded by the coding sequence ATGAAATATTCGACATTACTCTTTGACGTTGATGACACGCTGTTGAATTTCCAGGCAGCTGAGCATGACGCCCTCAAAAAATTATTCAAAACCATCGGCCAGCCGCTGACCTCTGAGGTCTATGCCGACTACCATCAATTTAATGAACAGCTTTGGCAGCAATATGAATTAGGCGAAATCAGTCGACAAACGCTGCTGGATACTCGATTCCGTCGTTTCTTCGACCATTACGGCCAAGTTGTTGACGGAAAAGCCTATGAACAACGGTATCGCAGTTTTCTAGCCGAAGGTCACAGCCCGATGCCGCAAGCCAAGCAATTGCTGGCCGACCTCAGTGCAAGTCACGATATTTATGTCGTGACCAATGGGATCGCCAAAACTCAACATCGGCGGCTCAACGAGTCTGGTCTGGCACCCTACTTTACTCATGTTTTCGCGTCCGAAACTATCGGCGTCCAAAAACCTGATCCTGGCTTTTTTGACTATGTTGCACACAACATTCAGGGCTTTTCAAAAGACCAGTCACTGGTGATTGGTGATTCGCTGACCTCCGATATTAAAGGGGCCAATTTATATGGCCTCGATTCAGTCTGGTTCAACCCAACCCATCAGCCCAATACCATCCGATTGAAGCCAACTTATGAGATTGATCATCTCCTGCGGCTGGAAGCAATTGTCTAA
- a CDS encoding type 1 glutamine amidotransferase domain-containing protein yields MTKALMVVTNNPKFKKIQRATGIWLKEATHFNKVMADNGIDVDYVSPKGGYVPLDPLSLGTDDMDATDWEYYLDDTFQNHHLAQSLTPADVNPKDYQVIYFVGGHGTMTDFPQNTELAGLAETIYANGGIVSANCVGVCGLLPMRTEDGKRFVHGRKLTAFTNDEEALNGLTNDVEFLLEDELDKAGANFVKGTAFEPNVVVDDRLITGQNPNSATGVGEAIIKELLQ; encoded by the coding sequence ATGACGAAAGCTTTAATGGTTGTGACAAACAACCCCAAATTCAAGAAGATTCAACGGGCCACCGGAATCTGGCTGAAGGAAGCGACCCATTTCAACAAAGTGATGGCCGATAACGGCATCGATGTCGATTATGTCAGTCCTAAGGGCGGTTATGTCCCGCTCGATCCTCTGAGCTTGGGAACCGATGACATGGACGCCACGGATTGGGAATATTATCTGGACGACACCTTCCAAAATCACCATTTGGCCCAGTCACTCACCCCGGCCGACGTCAATCCGAAGGACTACCAGGTAATTTATTTTGTTGGCGGCCACGGAACGATGACCGATTTCCCACAGAACACCGAATTGGCGGGGCTGGCCGAAACAATTTATGCCAACGGCGGAATTGTCTCAGCCAATTGCGTCGGCGTGTGTGGCCTGCTGCCCATGCGGACAGAAGATGGCAAACGCTTTGTGCATGGGCGCAAGCTGACTGCCTTCACCAATGATGAAGAAGCCTTAAACGGTCTCACGAATGACGTTGAGTTCCTGCTGGAAGATGAATTGGACAAAGCCGGTGCCAACTTCGTGAAGGGGACTGCCTTTGAGCCGAATGTCGTTGTCGACGACCGACTGATTACCGGCCAAAATCCCAACTCAGCGACTGGTGTTGGTGAAGCGATTATTAAAGAGCTGCTGCAATAA
- a CDS encoding aldo/keto reductase: MNNSVKIGKSEVVSGPLGLGTNKVGGHNLFDGLKDSDGEAVVKAALNDGITLLDTAFMYGLGKSEDIIGNVIQDFDRSKFVIASKAAQDPNNDLKPNNDPKFLTKSIDESLERLQTDYIDIFYIHFPDDKTPKAEAVDALAQAKKAGKIRAIGISNFNLNQIKEANQDNQVDVVENNYSLVHRDAETEIFPYLKAHQISFVPYFPLASGLLTGKYSRNDADKFSRFSTSKFNQIMDSLDQVKTIAESHQATIAQTILAWYIANPDISVVIPGARLPEQVDSNAKALDVQLSPAEFDEINRLF, from the coding sequence TTGAATAACTCAGTTAAAATTGGTAAGAGCGAGGTTGTCAGCGGCCCCTTGGGTCTGGGGACCAACAAGGTCGGCGGCCATAATTTATTTGACGGCCTGAAAGATTCGGACGGCGAGGCAGTTGTTAAAGCGGCATTGAACGACGGCATTACGTTACTGGATACCGCATTTATGTATGGATTGGGCAAGTCTGAAGACATTATTGGCAACGTCATTCAAGATTTCGATCGTTCAAAATTTGTCATCGCATCGAAAGCAGCTCAGGATCCCAACAACGACTTGAAGCCTAATAACGATCCTAAGTTCTTGACCAAATCGATTGATGAGTCGTTGGAACGGCTGCAAACCGATTACATCGACATTTTTTACATTCATTTTCCGGATGACAAGACCCCGAAGGCAGAAGCAGTTGACGCGCTGGCCCAGGCAAAAAAGGCCGGTAAGATTCGGGCAATCGGGATTTCTAATTTTAATTTGAACCAGATCAAGGAAGCCAATCAAGACAATCAAGTCGATGTCGTGGAGAACAATTACAGCCTGGTTCACCGGGATGCAGAAACAGAAATCTTCCCGTATCTAAAGGCACACCAAATTTCCTTTGTCCCCTATTTCCCACTGGCTTCAGGCTTGCTAACTGGCAAATACAGTCGAAACGATGCAGACAAGTTCAGCAGGTTCTCTACATCAAAATTCAATCAGATCATGGATAGTTTAGATCAAGTCAAAACCATCGCCGAAAGTCATCAGGCAACGATTGCTCAAACGATTTTGGCTTGGTACATTGCCAATCCTGATATTAGCGTGGTGATTCCCGGTGCAAGATTGCCAGAGCAAGTTGATAGTAATGCCAAAGCGTTGGATGTACAACTGAGTCCAGCAGAATTTGATGAGATTAATCGATTATTTTGA
- a CDS encoding ABC transporter ATP-binding protein, which produces MADSILNVEHLNKNFGHKQVLKDVSFSVQTGHIVGLVGPNGAGKSTIMKAVLGLFNYSSGKITIDGDPVSPTSHRAMDKVGALIEYPGIYPFLTGYQHLQLFSKESTSKDQIMDIVDKMKMDSYINRKAKTYSLGMKQKLGIALALVDRPKLVILDEPMNGLDPQANKDLRTIILDLAKQGTTFLISSHILSELEKLVDDLVVIDKGQIVYTESMANLENGGKKLLVLKTSDDAHAKDILSQNGYQLDDGDKLSIVETDSTKMADVIKLLSDNDIEIEDVQHVHSDLETSLLNLLKNDKVKES; this is translated from the coding sequence ATGGCAGACTCAATATTAAATGTCGAGCATCTTAACAAGAACTTTGGCCACAAGCAGGTTCTCAAAGATGTGTCGTTTTCAGTACAAACCGGACATATTGTGGGCTTGGTTGGTCCCAACGGTGCCGGTAAATCAACCATTATGAAAGCCGTCTTAGGACTCTTTAATTACTCAAGCGGCAAGATCACCATTGATGGCGATCCAGTTTCACCCACCAGTCATCGGGCGATGGATAAGGTTGGCGCCTTAATTGAATACCCCGGGATTTACCCATTCCTGACAGGTTATCAGCACCTGCAGTTATTTTCAAAGGAATCGACTTCAAAAGATCAGATTATGGACATCGTTGACAAGATGAAGATGGATTCATACATAAACCGCAAGGCCAAGACCTACTCTTTAGGTATGAAACAAAAGCTTGGGATTGCCTTGGCTTTAGTCGACCGCCCCAAACTGGTTATTTTGGATGAGCCGATGAATGGTCTGGATCCCCAAGCCAACAAAGACTTGCGGACCATTATTTTGGATTTGGCCAAACAAGGCACCACATTCCTGATCTCCAGTCATATCTTAAGTGAGTTGGAAAAATTGGTCGATGACCTGGTTGTCATTGATAAGGGACAGATCGTTTACACTGAGAGCATGGCCAACCTGGAAAATGGCGGTAAGAAGTTATTGGTTCTTAAGACCTCAGACGACGCCCATGCTAAAGATATTTTGAGCCAAAACGGCTACCAGCTTGATGACGGTGATAAGCTCAGCATTGTCGAAACTGACTCAACCAAGATGGCTGACGTGATCAAATTACTGTCCGATAACGATATCGAAATTGAAGATGTCCAACACGTTCACAGCGATTTGGAAACATCACTCTTAAATCTGCTCAAAAACGACAAAGTAAAGGAGTCATAG
- a CDS encoding sugar porter family MFS transporter, translated as MEKAVATEKKISSGFIYFFGSFGGILFGYDIGVMTGALPFLQTDWGLQNNATITGWITSAVMLGAIFGGAIAGQLSDKMGRRKMILLSALIFMAGSLLSAISPHDGQFYLIAVRVFLGLAVGASSALVPAYMSEMAPAKMRGRLTGINQTMIVSGMLLSYVMDFVLKDLPENWAWRSMLGLAALPALILFFGVLKLPESPRFLVKNGRPDDARRVLSYIRENDTEIDDELEQIQDTASQEKKISKSTSWATVFSSKYRYLAIAGIGVAAFQQFQGANAIFYYIPLIVEKATGTAANSALMWPIIQGIILVIGSLVFLGIADKFKRRTLLILGGTVMGLSFLLPTAIKFLVPNASPLLIVFFLSIYVAAYSFTWAPLTWVLIGEVFPLAIRGRASGAASSANWVGSFAVGLLFPIMTASMPQDAVFAIFGVICLLGVWFIHSRVPETKGRSLEDIEEENINK; from the coding sequence ATGGAAAAGGCTGTTGCAACAGAAAAGAAAATCTCAAGCGGATTTATTTATTTCTTTGGTTCATTCGGTGGGATTCTGTTTGGATATGATATTGGGGTTATGACGGGGGCACTCCCATTTTTACAAACTGATTGGGGACTGCAAAATAATGCGACGATCACTGGCTGGATTACGTCAGCTGTAATGTTGGGTGCCATCTTTGGTGGTGCGATTGCCGGGCAGCTGTCCGATAAGATGGGTCGAAGAAAGATGATCCTGCTTTCAGCTCTGATTTTCATGGCCGGATCATTGCTATCTGCCATCTCACCGCATGACGGGCAATTCTACCTGATTGCTGTTCGCGTCTTCTTAGGCCTTGCCGTTGGGGCATCTTCAGCTCTGGTGCCGGCCTATATGTCAGAAATGGCGCCGGCCAAAATGCGGGGGCGTTTGACCGGGATTAACCAGACGATGATTGTGTCTGGGATGTTGCTATCTTACGTGATGGATTTCGTATTGAAAGACCTGCCTGAGAACTGGGCATGGCGTTCAATGCTTGGCCTGGCTGCCTTGCCTGCCTTGATCTTGTTCTTTGGCGTATTGAAGCTGCCTGAATCACCACGTTTCTTAGTTAAAAACGGTCGCCCTGACGATGCTCGCAGAGTGTTGAGCTACATCCGGGAAAACGACACCGAAATTGATGACGAATTAGAGCAAATTCAAGATACTGCTTCACAAGAAAAGAAAATTTCAAAATCAACCAGTTGGGCAACTGTCTTCAGTTCAAAATACCGTTACCTGGCAATTGCCGGTATCGGCGTCGCGGCTTTCCAACAGTTCCAAGGAGCCAATGCAATCTTCTATTACATTCCATTGATTGTTGAAAAGGCGACAGGAACTGCAGCTAACTCAGCTTTGATGTGGCCAATTATTCAAGGAATTATCCTGGTAATCGGATCACTGGTATTCTTGGGAATCGCTGACAAATTTAAGCGTCGGACCTTACTAATTCTTGGTGGAACGGTCATGGGATTATCATTCCTCCTGCCAACTGCCATTAAGTTCCTGGTACCAAACGCCAGTCCATTACTGATTGTCTTCTTCCTGAGTATTTACGTTGCCGCATACTCATTTACTTGGGCACCCTTAACTTGGGTTCTGATTGGTGAGGTCTTCCCACTGGCAATTCGTGGCCGGGCATCAGGAGCCGCTTCATCTGCCAACTGGGTTGGTTCATTCGCTGTTGGCCTGCTCTTCCCGATCATGACCGCCAGCATGCCACAAGACGCCGTATTCGCTATTTTTGGTGTCATCTGTCTGCTGGGTGTTTGGTTCATCCATTCACGGGTACCGGAAACCAAGGGCCGCAGTTTGGAAGATATTGAAGAAGAAAACATTAATAAATAA
- the budA gene encoding acetolactate decarboxylase has translation MANHITLYQHGTLALLVPGLLKGTITMGELLKHGDTGIGTGEGLDGELIILDGKPYHVHATGDVTLAPKLFTMPFANAHFARYTPLAELENVDQADLNKQLVSLSRAANTFFSIKITGTFANIQTRAAVKSQPPYNTLAETAENQSVFTRDQINGTLIGYYAPQLFEGAAVGGFHHHFISDDRKFGGYVLNFHLVKGDVSYQLFDTFEQHLPVSDKDFMQHDFSKDDIAGSIQKSE, from the coding sequence ATGGCAAATCATATCACGCTATATCAGCACGGAACGCTGGCATTACTTGTTCCCGGGCTTTTAAAGGGAACCATTACAATGGGGGAACTGTTAAAACATGGCGATACCGGCATTGGGACTGGCGAAGGATTGGATGGTGAATTGATTATTCTAGATGGCAAACCATATCACGTCCACGCCACCGGGGATGTCACACTAGCCCCCAAGTTATTCACCATGCCGTTTGCCAATGCCCATTTTGCCCGCTACACGCCACTGGCCGAACTGGAAAACGTTGATCAGGCTGATTTGAACAAACAATTGGTCTCGTTAAGTCGAGCTGCCAACACTTTTTTCTCCATTAAAATAACCGGCACTTTTGCCAACATCCAAACCAGAGCGGCGGTTAAATCTCAGCCGCCGTATAATACTTTGGCTGAAACCGCTGAAAATCAGAGTGTCTTCACCCGGGATCAGATTAATGGGACGTTGATTGGCTATTATGCCCCACAACTGTTCGAGGGTGCAGCTGTGGGCGGCTTTCATCACCACTTCATTTCCGATGACCGCAAGTTTGGTGGCTACGTCTTGAATTTCCACCTTGTAAAGGGTGATGTCAGCTACCAGCTGTTTGATACCTTTGAACAACATTTGCCGGTCAGTGATAAGGACTTTATGCAGCACGATTTTTCAAAGGACGACATCGCCGGCAGCATTCAAAAGTCTGAATAA
- a CDS encoding MFS transporter: MQRYSQKRVTSNIIKGSLGNMIEWFDWYIYASFAIYFAGSFFPDGDQTVELLSAAAIFAVGFLMRPFGSFIMGKYADKKGRRAALTLSVSIMATGSLLIAIIPTYSSIGVFAPLLLVCIRLVQGLSLGGEYGISATYLSEMATSGRRGYYASFQYVTLISGQLIALIVQIILQSMLSDGQLRAFGWRIPFAIGAVGAVIVLYLRLSMDETNQFKQTEKTKATRGSLRELAKYPNQVLTVVGLTLGGTIAFYTYTTYMQKYMINSLGLAPKLVTMINFGALLIFMAAQPLFGHLSDKIGRKPLLYWFGIGGTILTVPIFLGLKSFDSPVASFLLMLGGLLIVSGYTSINAIVKAELFPTEIRALGVGFPYGLTVAIFGGSVEYIALWLKHIGHEDWFFYYVSAAAFVSFLVYVRMLETSKHSKLEESPETTEPDQPQAPTVSGPKDH, translated from the coding sequence ATGCAACGATACAGCCAAAAACGGGTTACAAGCAATATCATTAAAGGTTCTTTAGGCAATATGATTGAATGGTTCGATTGGTATATATATGCATCCTTTGCCATTTATTTTGCCGGATCATTTTTTCCAGACGGTGATCAAACCGTCGAACTGCTGAGTGCAGCCGCTATTTTTGCGGTCGGTTTCCTGATGCGACCGTTCGGCAGCTTTATCATGGGTAAATATGCCGATAAAAAAGGCCGCCGGGCCGCCTTAACGCTCTCCGTCAGCATCATGGCAACCGGATCGCTGTTGATTGCCATTATCCCAACCTACAGTTCAATCGGCGTTTTTGCGCCGTTGCTGTTGGTCTGTATTCGTTTGGTCCAAGGATTATCACTTGGCGGCGAGTACGGCATTTCTGCCACTTATTTATCAGAAATGGCAACCTCTGGACGGCGTGGTTATTACGCATCGTTTCAGTATGTAACTTTAATCAGCGGTCAACTGATCGCCTTAATCGTTCAAATCATTCTACAATCAATGCTTTCGGATGGACAACTGCGGGCATTTGGCTGGCGGATTCCTTTCGCCATTGGGGCAGTTGGCGCCGTTATCGTTTTATACCTGCGACTTTCAATGGACGAAACAAATCAATTTAAACAGACTGAGAAAACAAAGGCCACCAGAGGATCCTTGCGTGAGTTGGCAAAATATCCCAATCAAGTGTTGACCGTCGTTGGATTAACCTTGGGTGGGACAATTGCTTTCTACACCTACACGACCTATATGCAAAAATACATGATCAATTCATTGGGGCTGGCACCAAAGCTGGTCACAATGATCAACTTTGGTGCCTTGCTGATTTTTATGGCTGCCCAACCATTGTTTGGCCACCTTTCAGATAAAATTGGCCGAAAGCCCTTACTCTACTGGTTCGGGATTGGTGGAACAATTTTGACCGTTCCAATCTTTCTCGGACTCAAATCCTTCGATAGCCCCGTGGCATCGTTTCTACTCATGCTAGGCGGCCTTCTGATCGTCAGTGGCTACACTTCAATTAATGCCATCGTTAAAGCAGAATTATTTCCGACTGAAATTCGGGCACTCGGGGTTGGTTTTCCTTATGGGCTGACCGTTGCGATCTTTGGTGGAAGTGTTGAATACATTGCCCTGTGGCTCAAACACATCGGTCATGAAGACTGGTTCTTCTATTATGTATCAGCAGCGGCATTTGTCAGCTTCCTCGTCTACGTCAGGATGCTGGAGACATCCAAGCATTCCAAACTGGAAGAATCTCCGGAAACGACGGAGCCTGACCAACCACAGGCACCGACTGTCAGTGGACCAAAAGACCACTAA
- a CDS encoding Dps family protein, with amino-acid sequence MADKYDFPKTRAQLNQLVADLSQLQTNIQQTHWYMRGENFFRLHPLMDDYSDQLADQLDNVAERLIAINGSPFATTHEFIDNTGLPDEKVTWDQLTMRDFMQRLVDQFRYLRDQYQKGIEVTDEEKDFPTQDMLNGFKEDIDKNIWMINAYLGKGPYDE; translated from the coding sequence ATGGCAGACAAGTACGATTTTCCAAAGACACGCGCACAATTGAATCAATTAGTCGCAGATCTCAGCCAGCTGCAGACCAACATCCAACAAACCCACTGGTACATGCGGGGTGAGAACTTCTTTCGCCTGCACCCGCTGATGGATGATTATAGTGATCAATTAGCTGATCAATTGGATAACGTTGCCGAGCGACTGATCGCAATCAACGGTTCGCCGTTCGCAACCACTCACGAATTCATTGATAACACCGGCTTACCGGACGAAAAGGTTACCTGGGATCAATTAACCATGCGTGACTTCATGCAGCGGCTGGTTGATCAATTCAGGTATTTGCGTGATCAATATCAAAAGGGCATCGAGGTCACTGACGAGGAAAAAGATTTTCCAACTCAAGATATGCTGAATGGCTTTAAAGAAGACATTGATAAGAATATTTGGATGATTAACGCCTACCTCGGCAAAGGGCCTTACGACGAATAA
- a CDS encoding ABC transporter permease has protein sequence MITLVKQEIFKLLHKKSTYAVSATLLILMTVFGVLTRNYPKYWGDPKGLFVEMFTGINWIVLFMIAACSSIIAMEFQYGTIKELLYRKYYRGQILVSKWITMLLYSIYFYVLSFVWSMLLKVVLFNDKFKLSDTYQSGHSVIEAQWLGIIGSFLTIWLVLSLVLLLANIFKSTAAAISIGIIGYFALSMVSGVMFLLMHKWEWLKWNPLNMMNLPQQLLSSSVHKMTLLSTPEMVVGSLVYTAIFMAISYVVFKRRSV, from the coding sequence ATGATAACGTTAGTCAAACAAGAAATCTTTAAACTGCTTCATAAGAAAAGCACCTACGCAGTCTCAGCTACATTATTGATTCTGATGACTGTTTTTGGTGTATTGACCAGAAACTATCCCAAGTACTGGGGTGATCCCAAAGGATTATTTGTCGAAATGTTTACCGGGATCAACTGGATCGTCTTGTTCATGATTGCGGCCTGCAGCTCAATCATTGCGATGGAATTCCAGTACGGCACGATTAAAGAATTATTGTATCGCAAGTACTATCGGGGTCAAATCCTGGTCAGCAAGTGGATTACCATGTTGCTGTACTCGATTTATTTCTATGTTTTGAGCTTTGTCTGGTCGATGCTTTTGAAAGTTGTTTTGTTTAACGATAAATTCAAACTTTCAGATACCTATCAATCAGGTCATTCAGTTATCGAAGCACAATGGCTCGGCATTATCGGCTCCTTTCTAACGATCTGGCTGGTTCTCAGTCTGGTATTATTATTGGCCAATATCTTCAAGAGTACCGCAGCAGCGATTTCAATCGGGATTATCGGTTACTTTGCTTTGAGCATGGTTTCCGGGGTCATGTTCTTATTGATGCACAAGTGGGAATGGCTGAAGTGGAACCCATTGAACATGATGAACCTGCCACAACAGTTGCTATCCAGTTCGGTTCATAAAATGACTTTGTTATCGACACCGGAAATGGTGGTCGGCAGTCTGGTATACACAGCAATTTTCATGGCAATCAGCTACGTTGTCTTCAAGCGCCGGAGTGTCTAA
- a CDS encoding family 20 glycosylhydrolase: protein MVHKSWLLLPLTVLLMGCSAHKTTTAQTTSSTASEQDGKYNGVTLDVARRHYQVGTLQKFIQLVGDHNGRFIQLHLSDDRNFAIENDYVGQSLKNAQKVDGVWHNKKTHQFFYSKAEIKYLVNDAEQHHVTLIPEIDTPAHVTALVKLMKANGKAQLADQVSWYSKSYRDEIHLNQTGIDFTKKLDDEVGTLFAGQANPRFHLGGDEFSDKLTSNAAYVKYLNATSANVEKMGFTPEAWNDGFLNSSLSKLNKNIQVTYWNWTADQTGKLAAERHKYWASMPKLINRGSKVFNYNDYYLYFNLSKTNMSKKNVAYMIKDMKQYWKPTLWHNDVDTKLKSKRGIVGSSVSLWADSAGSVNDQQVYAASEQFIKTFLALAESR from the coding sequence ATGGTACATAAGAGTTGGCTGCTATTGCCACTGACGGTATTGTTGATGGGATGCAGCGCGCACAAGACGACCACCGCTCAGACGACTTCGAGCACGGCGAGTGAACAGGATGGCAAATATAACGGAGTGACCTTAGACGTTGCCCGGCGCCACTACCAAGTCGGAACGTTGCAAAAGTTCATTCAATTAGTGGGGGATCATAATGGTCGGTTTATTCAGCTGCACTTAAGCGATGACCGGAATTTTGCGATTGAAAATGACTACGTTGGTCAGTCCTTGAAGAATGCCCAGAAGGTTGATGGCGTTTGGCATAACAAAAAGACCCACCAGTTCTTTTACAGCAAGGCCGAAATCAAGTATTTGGTCAACGATGCCGAACAGCACCACGTGACGCTGATCCCGGAAATCGACACCCCAGCGCATGTGACTGCCTTGGTGAAGCTCATGAAGGCCAATGGCAAGGCACAACTGGCTGATCAAGTCAGCTGGTACTCTAAGAGTTACCGCGACGAGATTCACCTCAATCAAACCGGCATTGATTTCACCAAAAAGCTGGACGACGAGGTTGGCACCTTGTTTGCCGGGCAGGCCAATCCCCGCTTTCATTTAGGCGGCGATGAATTTTCCGATAAGCTAACCAGCAACGCTGCTTACGTCAAATATTTAAACGCCACCAGCGCCAATGTGGAAAAAATGGGGTTCACACCGGAAGCTTGGAACGACGGCTTTTTAAACAGCAGTTTGAGCAAACTCAATAAAAACATCCAAGTAACTTACTGGAACTGGACCGCAGATCAAACCGGCAAGTTAGCTGCTGAGCGCCACAAATACTGGGCCTCGATGCCAAAATTGATCAACCGTGGTTCCAAAGTTTTCAACTATAACGACTACTATCTGTATTTCAATTTATCCAAAACCAACATGTCCAAGAAAAACGTCGCTTATATGATTAAGGATATGAAGCAATACTGGAAACCGACGTTATGGCACAACGACGTTGACACCAAGTTGAAGTCCAAACGGGGGATTGTCGGCAGCAGCGTATCACTATGGGCAGACTCGGCTGGATCGGTCAATGATCAGCAGGTGTACGCCGCCAGTGAGCAGTTCATCAAAACCTTTTTGGCCTTGGCCGAAAGTAGATAG